The genomic window AAAAAGCGATGCACTGTTCCACCGGCCGAAACGGAATCAAATAGCGCAGGCTCTTCAGCCCGGGCACGATCTTGATCGCCTGGCCTAACTCCTCGGTGACGTAATAGCCGAAACATTGATCCTGGTCCAATCCGGCTGCCAGAAAGTGCATGTCGTCCACAAGCGTATATTGGATGCCTGCCCCGGCAAGGGCAGCCGGAAGCTGAGGCTCCCAAACGCGCTCGGCGAGCCAGGCGCCGGCCGGCTCCACTCCCCAGCGCTCTTTGAGGAAAGCGCTCATGAGGGATAGCTGGGCCTGGCGGTCTTCCGGCGGGATGACCGCAAGAATCGGCTCGTAAAAGCCCCCGCCCACCAACTCCACTTGCTGGCCCTCCACCATCGCTTCCAACCGGCCAAAGAAATCCGGGTGATGCTCCTCGATCCACTCGAGCAGGCAACCGGAATAGTGCAAGGAAATTCGGATGGCCGGATGGCGTGCCAGCATTTCGATAAACGGCAAATAGCAACTCGAGTAGGCATCCTCCATCACATTCTGGAAATTGCCGAAGGGTTGATGCGCGTGGATGAGCAAGGAAAAGGATATGTTGGACAAGGCGAATATTCTCCGTGGCCCGGCGAAATAGGATACCCTGTCCGGCGCTGCCTTTGCCACTCATTCCCTTGGGCGGGTTCACGAGCCGTATGTTATGATTTTTTTTGCGGCGCGTTGACCGCGCCGGCCGAGGTGCTCCTTGCCGGCAAGAATTCTGGATGGAAACCTGATCGGCGAAGCCATTCAGGCTGAGCTTGCCGGGCACATTGCCGAGCTCAAGTCGCATGGGATTGTTCCCGGTCTGGCGGCCGTGCTGGTCGGAGATAACCCGGCATCGCAAATCTACGTCAGGAATAAAATCGCTGCCTGCGAGAAACTGGGGCTCATGAGCGAGCGGTTGACGCCTGAGGCGAGCATCACCACCGACGAGCTGGTCGCCCTCATCGAAGAACTCAACCGGCGCGACGAAGTGGATGGCATCCTCGTGCAGCTTCCCTTGCCTCCGCAGGTGGACGCGAAACGCGTTCTCATGGCGGTTGACCCGGCCAAAGACGTGGACGGTTTTCACCCCATCAACGTGGGTCATCTGGTAGCGCAGCGCCCAGGGCTGGTGCCCTGCACGCCGGCCGGAGTGATCGAGATTCTTCGCCGGAGCCAAGTCCCGATCGAGGGCGCCTCGGCTGCCGTATTGGGCCGAAGCGACATTGTGGGCAAGCCGGTGGCCCTGCTGCTGATGCACGCTCACGCCACCGTCACCATTTGCCACTCGCGTACCCGCAATTTGCCCGGTGTCGTCCGACAAGCCGACATCGTTGTCGCCGCCATGGGGCGCCCCGCCATGGTGACGCCCGAATACGTTCGCCCCGGAGCAACTGTGATCGACGTCGGGATCAACCGGCTGACCGACGCCGCTCAGGTGGAACAGATCTTTTCGCATTTCCCGGAACGCATCGAGGAATTTCGGGCCAGGGGGTCCATCCTCGTCGGCGATGTCCACCCCGACGTGAGGATGGTCGCCGGGGCGATCACGCCCGTGCCCGGCGGGGTAGGCCCGCTGACCATTGCCATGTTGATGTCCAATACCGTCAAGGCGGCACGACTGCGGCGGCTCAAGCGGGCTACTGCTTCGGTTTCCCCTTAACGGGTTGCTATCATGTTGCGTGTCGGCCTTACCGGCGGAATCGGCAGCGGGAAAACGACGGTGGCGCAGTTCATGGCCGAGATGGGTTGCCACATCATTCCTGCCGATCAGTTCGCCCACGCGCTGATGGAGCCTGGCGGCGCGGCCTACGACGAGGTTGTCATCGAATTCGGCAGGCAGATCCTTTTCCCCAACGGCCGCGTGGACCGGAAGCGCCTCGGCGCTATTGTTTTTTCGAACCCCGCGAGGCTCGCTCGTCTCAACCAGATCACTCACCCGCGGGTGACGGCGTTGATTCTTGTGCGTCTAGACGAACTGGAGCAGAGTGAGCCGCTCGCCTCAGGCGGAATTGTCGTGGTCGAGGCGGCGCTGCTCGTCGAAGCCGGCTTCCACCGGTACCTGGATCGGTTGATTGTGATTGACTGCGGGCGGGAAGAACAGATCAAACGGCTGACGGAGCGCAGCCTTTCGCGCGATCAGGCGGAAAGCCGGCTGGCAGCCCAGATGCCACCGGAAGAAAAGCGCCGGTACGCCCACTACGTCATTGATTCGAGCGGTTCCAAAGAGAACACGCGACTCCAGGTCGAGCGCATCGTCAAAGAGCTGCGCTCCCTGGCCCCGATACAATCGGGGCCTGCTCCCCCCGGGCGGAGTGGATCGGAGGAAGCAAGATGAACGCGGAGAGAAGCACGCAACCGAAGCGCGCCCAAAGCGCAACCCTCCGTTTGGCGATTATCCTGGCTCTCGCGGTGATTGCCGCTTATTTGGCCGGCGCGCGTTGGGGCATGCGCCATCCCGAGCCTCATGAAGCTCCGGCAGCAGCCACGGCAGCGAACGTCGAAACGGGGACGACCCCCACGGAAGCGCTCGACATTCGCATCTACAGGCAGGCAAGCCCGGCGGTGGTCAATATCACCAGCCGCATCCTAGAAATGGATTTCTTCTTCAACGTCGTTCCCGTCCAGGGCATCGGCTCCGGCTTCATCATAGATGACCGGGGCCACGTCCTGACGAACTTCCACGTGGTGCAGGGCGCGCGTCAACTCGACGTGGCGCTTTCTGACAAGACTCACTACCCGGCCCGCGTGATCGGCGCGGATCCAGCGAACGATGTTGCCCTCCTCAAGATCGAGCCGAGGGGAAAGAGGCTGCCGACGGTGCCGCTGGGCGACTCCAGCAGGCTACAAGTCGGCCAGCACGTGCTCGCCATAGGCAATCCTTTCGGGTTGCAGGGCACGCTCACCGCCGGCGTGGTCAGCGCCCTTGGCCGAACCATTCGCGCCGAAGAAGGTCGGCTCATCGAAGACTTGATCCAGACGGACGCCTCGATCAACCACGGCAATTCGGGCGGCCCGTTGCTCAATACGCGCGGAGAAGTCGTCGGCATCAACTCGGCGATGTTTACCCCGTCTGGCCAGGGCGGCAGCGTGGGAATCAATTTCGCCATTCCGATTAACACCGCCAAGCAAATCACCGAGGAACTGCTCACCACCGGCCATATCCGCAGGGCCTGGCTCGGCATCGCCAGCCGAGATGTGGACAGCTACCTTGCCTATTCCCTGAACTTGCCTGTCAACGAAGGTATTTTTGTGGCTCGAATAGGCCCGGGAAGCCCGGCCGATCGCGCCGGGCTCGAGCGAGGAGACATCATCGTGGCGGTGGACGAACGAGCCGTCGCTTCGCGCGATGACCTGAACGCTATCCTGGCCAAGAAGCGCCCCGGTGACCGCGTGAGCATCACCGTCTATCGCGGCCGCCGTCAGTTGAAAATTCCGATCCTGTTGGGCGAGCGCCCGGAATAGCTATCCGACTTCGATCTTCTCTTTCCAGGCAGCCCGCTCCTCCGGACTGGCCCCAAACCACCGCTCACCCATCTCACGCATGCGGTCGAGCATGGCCTGCATTTCTTGATGTTTGGCGCGGGCGGTGGCTTCGTCCGCGTCGCGTGGCACGTAAATCGCCGGCGCCATGAAGATGACGGCGCGGCTGAAGGGACACGGAATCTGAAGAAGGTCCCAGCTCTTCCGGAAGGTGTATGCCCGTTCGAGGGCAATGTGGAAACAAAAGATAGCCTGTCCGCTGCGGCGCGCCAGTATGACCGGTCCGGGCTTGGCGACAAAGCGCGGGCCGCGCGGGCCATCAATGGTAAACGCCACGTTGCCGCCGCGGAGAAGATAGTGATCCATTTCCGCCAGCGCCCTCAGCCCGCCGCGAGAACTCGACCCGCGCGCCGCGCCGTAGCCATGCCCGCGAATAATGCGCGCGATATATTCCCCGTCGAAGTTTTGGCTGGTCATGACCACAATGCCGCGCTTGCGCCAGAACCACGTCGCCGAAAAGATGCACCGGTGCCAGAACGTATAGATGGCGCGGCGGCCGGAAGAGAAAATCGCTTCCCAGTTCTTTTGCCCTACCACCTCCCAGCGCAAGCTCCGGCCAATCAGCCCGATCAGCCCGTAGCCGAGCCGGGCGATGACAGCAATCTGCACGCGCTGGCCGAGCGTGAAAGGCTTGGGCGACTCTTCATAAAAGATGTTCTCTTCAGCGGAGCCGGCAGCCAGCGTGGGTGGATTTTCTGATGGCATTTTAGGCACGGGGCGAGTATATAGCACACGATAGCTTCAGCCCAAGAATCGAACCGCCATGCCAGCGCGACCCGCAAAGAGAATCGGTGGGAGAGCCCTTCTTGCCTTCCTTTTGCTCTTGGGGGGTTGGGCCCCGGCTCGGGGCCAGGAAGGCATCGGGCAGCTCGAAGGGGAAGATTTCACGGTCCGGGGCCAAGTAAGCCTCGCCAGCGTGGATGGCCGCACGGTGGCGCTTCTTGCCAGCGGAAACGAACTCAACGTGCGACGGGACGCGGCACTACTGCATCTGTTCGAAGGCGGCGAGATTACCTTCTGCGGGCCGATGACTGTTTCCCTTCTCAAGAGCTCTTCGGGATTGACGCTGGCTTTTGGCGCCGGTCAGTTGTATTTGCGCCTCCCCCGGCCGATTCTGGTGAACCTGTACACGCCGCAATTCGTCATCGGGCTGATGGAAAGTCCGGGAAATGAGCGCGAGGCCGGCCTGGCATTGGACGCGGCCGGAACCCTGAGCGTCAAAGCGGTGCGCGGTTCGGTAACCTTGCGGGAGCAACTTGGCGCTGGCGCTCTGCTCGTGCCGGAAGGGGCGGAATGGCAAGTCAAGAATGGCCGCCTCGAGGCGGCCGATGCTGCGCCCGGAGCTTGCACCTGCTTGCCATCAGCGATGGCCAAGCGCCGGGGCGAGACGGGCGTCGAAAGCGTTGCGGCAAAACCGTCGGATACGGTTCGAACTTTGCTGGGCGCTTCAACGACAACTTCCCAGGAACAGGGCAAGGATAGTCCGCCGCCCGGCGGGCCGGCTGCTCCTTCAGCGCTCGCCGGCGCCCCAAAAGAGACTCCGAAAAGAGAGCCGCCTCCCCCCGCGTGGCAGGTGATTATGCCGCCGCTTGTGTACATGCCGGAGACGCCTGCCTCGCCCGAATCGGGCGCGGTGAAGCCTTCGACCGAGGACATTTTCCCGTTCGCTGAAGCGCTGGCGATGGCAAAGGAACTTCGGCTGCAGCCGGCCATGTTTGTCGGTCAGGTCATCGCCGTGCCGCTTCCTGAAACGCACCGGCAAAGGGCCGGGTCTCCCGGGGCTTCGCGCGCCGATGGCGAAAACAAAGAAGCGAAGAGAGGCCGGGGGGTTGGCGCGAAAATCAAAAGCTTCTTCCGCCGGCTATTCGTTGGTTCTCGTTCCTGAGGTCTCTGGTTCTCTCATGAAGGGTTCCCATTTCCTGGCCCTCGCGGGGCTCGTTCTCTGTCTGGCAGCCGGCGCTCCGCGACTCTTCGCCCAAGCACCCCTCTACAAGCCACCGGAATTTGTGACCTCTCAATACGTCGAATTTCAGTACAGCCGCGAAATCTTTAATACCTTCCTGTTGCTCAATGCCATCGGGTACGACGAGGAAACGAATCGCGCCGGCATGCATCCGGTGCGGCAGCAGGCACGGGCGCTGGGCGCCGAGGTGATGGAGCGGTATCCCGACTTTCGCAAGAAAGCGGGGCGCTTTTACCGGGAAAACGGCCGCCGGCTCCAACTCTGGCAATTTGCCAACTACGCCTTTTCCACCACCGGCTATCCGGAATACATGATGACGGCGCGGACGCAGGAACTCCGCGACCGGTTGCCGTTCCTGGGGGAGCGCTCCTCCCTGGGAACGTTCGCTGACCTGCTGCGGGAGTTTGCTCAGATTGCGCCCGTCGAGCAGTGGTACCGCCAGTTTGCTCCGCAACACGAAGAGGTCATTGCCGCCGATCGCCTTGCTGCCCGCGAGCAGATTGCCCGCCTCTTTGACTATTTCAAACCGGCCACGCCGCCGGAACGATTACCTCACCGCATCGTCGTCCTGCCGACCCTGCTCTCGGCCTATGACCGCAGCTTTTCCTTTGAAGTGGAGGGCACGATCTACGTCGTCGAGGGGCCGCAAAAGGAGTGGCGATACAATCCCCACGAACTCCTGCACGCCCTGGTCAACCCGCTCACGCAAGCGGCTGCCTCCCGCCCTTTCCTCGAAGCGGCTGAACCGATCTATCGCGCTGCCCCGGAGGAAGTCAGCCGGCAATATCGAAACGTCGAGCAGTTCGTCGAGGAATGCCTGGTGAAAGCGCTGGCCCTTCACTACGCCATCCCGGCCAACTCCAACCTCGCCGAGGCTGCGGAGAGAATCCGGCTGGGAGAATACCGCCTGGGCTACATTCTCGAGCTCGCCTTCTTCGAAGGCATGGCCGCCTACCCAAAAAGCGGAAAATCTCTCGCTGAGTTCTACCTCGGGTTGTTGCAGTCGGTGGATTTGAGCAAAGCACTCAGAAACTGGGAGGAGTATCAGGCGCTGCTCCGCCAGACCGGCCAGACCGGCCCCTAGTGCCGTTCCAACTATTTGGGGCCATTTTCAGCAAGTCACACGGCATGCTTTATTGATCATACAGGATCGAGATGTATAAGCTCATCAAGTTGGAACGGCACTAGCCGGAATTCGTGACTACATCCCTTCGTAGTTCGGCCCGCCGCCGCCTTCGGGCGGAACCCAGTTGATAATCTCGTAGGGGTCCATGATGTCGCAGGTCTTGCAGTGGACGCAGTTGGAGGCGTTGACCTTCAGGCGCTTTCCTGAGGAATCCTCCGTCATTTCATAGACCGCTGCCGGACAGAAATACTGGCACGGGTTGCCGTATTCCACCGTGCAGCGATGATTGCAGATGTTGTAGTCGGCGATGACCAGGTGGCAGGGTTGTTCCTCCTCGTGGCGCGTGCCGGAATAATAGACATTCGTGAGCTTGTCGAAAGTAAGCTTGCCATCGGGCTTGATCCGCTCGAGAGGCTTGATGCCGGCGCTGCCCAGCTTTTTCATGCGCTCGTGGCCGGGACGGGATGGATAGCGCGACCACATGCCCCGGCCGCCGGTAACCTGTTGCAGGCCGGCGTGGATCAAGCCGAGCCATAATCCATGGGCGAAGGCCTGATGGAAGTTCCGCACTTTCCACAGTTCCTCGCGGATCCAGCTCTGCTCGACGCGTTGTTCGAAGGCTGAAAGTGTTTTAGTCGAATAGTCGTTGGCGATGAGCGCGTCGAGAATTGTCTCAGCCGCCAGCATGCCGCTCTTGATCGCCATGTGAATGCCCTTCAATCTTTGCGAATCGAGAAAGCCGGCGCTATCGCCGATGATGAGGGCGCCGTCCACGCGCGGCCGGGGCATGGCGAACCAGCCGCCTTCAGGAATCGTCTTCGCGCC from Candidatus Acidiferrales bacterium includes these protein-coding regions:
- a CDS encoding trypsin-like peptidase domain-containing protein, with the protein product MNAERSTQPKRAQSATLRLAIILALAVIAAYLAGARWGMRHPEPHEAPAAATAANVETGTTPTEALDIRIYRQASPAVVNITSRILEMDFFFNVVPVQGIGSGFIIDDRGHVLTNFHVVQGARQLDVALSDKTHYPARVIGADPANDVALLKIEPRGKRLPTVPLGDSSRLQVGQHVLAIGNPFGLQGTLTAGVVSALGRTIRAEEGRLIEDLIQTDASINHGNSGGPLLNTRGEVVGINSAMFTPSGQGGSVGINFAIPINTAKQITEELLTTGHIRRAWLGIASRDVDSYLAYSLNLPVNEGIFVARIGPGSPADRAGLERGDIIVAVDERAVASRDDLNAILAKKRPGDRVSITVYRGRRQLKIPILLGERPE
- the coaE gene encoding dephospho-CoA kinase (Dephospho-CoA kinase (CoaE) performs the final step in coenzyme A biosynthesis.); amino-acid sequence: MLRVGLTGGIGSGKTTVAQFMAEMGCHIIPADQFAHALMEPGGAAYDEVVIEFGRQILFPNGRVDRKRLGAIVFSNPARLARLNQITHPRVTALILVRLDELEQSEPLASGGIVVVEAALLVEAGFHRYLDRLIVIDCGREEQIKRLTERSLSRDQAESRLAAQMPPEEKRRYAHYVIDSSGSKENTRLQVERIVKELRSLAPIQSGPAPPGRSGSEEAR
- a CDS encoding lysophospholipid acyltransferase family protein gives rise to the protein MPSENPPTLAAGSAEENIFYEESPKPFTLGQRVQIAVIARLGYGLIGLIGRSLRWEVVGQKNWEAIFSSGRRAIYTFWHRCIFSATWFWRKRGIVVMTSQNFDGEYIARIIRGHGYGAARGSSSRGGLRALAEMDHYLLRGGNVAFTIDGPRGPRFVAKPGPVILARRSGQAIFCFHIALERAYTFRKSWDLLQIPCPFSRAVIFMAPAIYVPRDADEATARAKHQEMQAMLDRMREMGERWFGASPEERAAWKEKIEVG
- a CDS encoding bifunctional 5,10-methylenetetrahydrofolate dehydrogenase/5,10-methenyltetrahydrofolate cyclohydrolase — encoded protein: MPARILDGNLIGEAIQAELAGHIAELKSHGIVPGLAAVLVGDNPASQIYVRNKIAACEKLGLMSERLTPEASITTDELVALIEELNRRDEVDGILVQLPLPPQVDAKRVLMAVDPAKDVDGFHPINVGHLVAQRPGLVPCTPAGVIEILRRSQVPIEGASAAVLGRSDIVGKPVALLLMHAHATVTICHSRTRNLPGVVRQADIVVAAMGRPAMVTPEYVRPGATVIDVGINRLTDAAQVEQIFSHFPERIEEFRARGSILVGDVHPDVRMVAGAITPVPGGVGPLTIAMLMSNTVKAARLRRLKRATASVSP